The Roseovarius sp. EL26 genome contains the following window.
CGCGGCACGAGCATTTGGATGCAGGGGTTTGGCCAATTTGAGGCGATTAACCTCGACGACTTCGAACGCTTTCTCAAAGCAGAGCTATCGAATGACAGCTGACAAATCCGGGCGTGCTTCTCAGGCCCTTGACCCTAACAACGTAGAGCTTTCCGCACGTCACTTACCAACGGCTGCGATCGAGACCATTGATCAGGCAATCATTGCCCCGATCCAAGATGGCGCGTGTCTTCCCTATGGCGTCTTTCGCCCTGATGGTTCCTCCTGCCAAATGGCACGCAGCTTGCTAGGGCACCGGCGATTTTCAGACATGGCAAGACATCCCGACACCCCAACCAAGCAGCTCAAAGGGCAATACTTGTTTGGTGGCGTTGCTCGCGTTCACTTTGGTCATTTCCTATTGGAAAGTCTCACTCGCCTTTGGGCGAGCACTCAAATTCGGGGTGATATTGACGGTATCATTTTTCTACACCGCCCGACGCATGAACCGCAGAGGGCCCTGACAAAAAATTATGCCTTTCTTTATTCCGCCTTAGGCCAAGGCATACCATTTCATTTCGTCACGCATCCCACACAGATCGAGAAATTGCATGTTCCCACACCCGGCTTTGGTCACGGTCACTGGATCACTGGAACGCCAGAGTTTCGCAAACACGTCAGAGACACGCTGGTTTCGAAAGTGACTGCCAACGGCCCCGCGCGGCTTTATATTTCCCGCTCACGCCTGAAAGAAGGGCTTCCAGCCGTTGATCAGGAAGACAGGATAGAAAGGCTAATGCAGGCCGCGGGGTATACGATCTTTCATCCTCAACTCCACTCAATCCAAGAGCAATGCGAACATTACCGTGCCGCCCGCATAATTGTTGGCGGAGACGGGTCGGCCTTTCATTTGGCTGGTTTCTTCCTTTCGCCAGATTGCAAGGTTGGATTGATCCAACGTCGCAACCGGCAAAATGTGTACAACTCCTTCGTTGCACAAATTGCAGCATTCAGTGATGCCGAAGTTACCGCAATCAACTGCCTACTGGACAACTCGCCGCCTCACACAACACTTGAAGAGCCGATTAACTTTCAAAAGCTCCAGGCCGAACTGACATCTGCAGGGTTTCTGAGTTAAGTCACAACCTGCCCCCAACACCCAGAAATGCATATCAGGCAATAAAATTCTTTACTTTCTCAGGACATCACGCGACATCTTGCAGCATGGATGAGCATTTCAAAGGCTTGATAATTACGGCGCTAGGCGTTCTGTTTGTAGTACCCGATTCATTATTCGTTCGCCTGATTGACGCCGAACCACTTGCAACGGCCTTTTGGCGTGGGCTTAGCTCTGGCAGCATGATTCTAATCGGATTGCTATTACTTCAAAGAGGCAAAGGGTTTGGGGCAGTTCTGCGCGGTGGATGGCCCTCGTTTATCTACATAACATTAATTGGCTTCACCACAGCGGGATTTGTTCTGGCTGTTGCTAATACGAGTGTCGCCAATGTCGTTTTCATCTTTGCCACAATGCCAGTATTTGCTGCCATATTCGGACGCGTCTTTTTGAACGAATCTGTCAGCCTGCGCATGACCCTCACCATGATTGTTGTCATCATCGGCATGGGCATTATCGCTTATGGTTCTACGGAATCTGATATCGCCTCGTGGCAAGGTGATCTCTGGGCCGTCGCTGTTTCTGCCGCATACGCGGCTGCATTAACGGCTGTGCGTCGGCTTAAGGATATTTCGATGATCCCGGCGATCCCGATCGCCTATATCGGTGCTGCTGTGATTTTGGCATTTTTCACGACACCTTTGGAGGCGGCACAAACCCAATGGGGGCTGATTTTAGCGCATGGCGCGTTCATCGCAATTGCCACGTGTTTTCTGACCCTTGGCCCGCGCTACATCAGTTCAGCAGAGGTCTCTTTGCTGATATTGCTGGAATCTGTCTTGGCCCCATTACTGGTCTGGGCAGTGCTGGATGAGAACCCCGGCAAATGGGCGCTGGCGGGTGGTTTTGTGGTGATTGGCGCGCTGATCGTCTCAAACCTGGTGGTTATGTTTAGGCCACGCAAAGCACGCCAATCTTAACTCGATGGTTTAGAAATCGACTTCGACACCGGGCAGTTCCAGTGCGCGGATCAGATCACGCAATTCCTGACGGGCCGCTACATTGGAAATGTTCAGCCCCTGTACGCCAATGTCTTTCAAATCAAGAAGGGTCAGGCCACGTGGAAACAGTTCACGGAAGATCACCCGCTCATTGAAACCGGGCGCAGTTCTGAAGCCAATGCGTTTTGCCAGATTATCCAGCGCATCGCCCATTTTCTTTTTGTTCACCATCTGTTGTGCGCCCAGACGGTTGCGTACCACGATCCAGTCAATCGGTTTCAACCCAGCCTGCGCCCGCAGCTGGCGCGCATTCCAAACCATTTCGGAATAAACAGAAGGGCCAAGGATCTTAACACCGTCCGTATCAATATGCGCTAGCAGATCAAAATCGATGAAACTGTCATTGAGAGGCGTAACCAATGTATCCGCCAGACTGTGTGCCACTTGGCTCAACCGCGTATGGGAACCGGGGCAGTCGATAATGATGAAATCCGACTCTGGCTCAAGAGCGGCAACCGCCGCCGACAAACGTCGGTCAAAGATGTTCTCGCCGGGCTGCAGGCCTTCCTGATCAACCTCGGGCAAGTCGTGATACCGAGGGCTGGGCAGTTCAAGGCCTGATTGTTCCAGAAATTTCTGGCGGTTGCTGGCATAACGACCAAAGGTCTTTTGCCGCAGGTCCAGATCAAGCGCGCTGACCTTATGTCCCATACGTGCCAGCGCCGTTGCCACATGCATCGATACCGTGGACTTGCCCGCGCCGCCCTTTTCATTTCCGACGACGATGATATGCGCCATGACCCGTTCCTTTGTTCCACGTTATGGTTCGTGAGTTTCGCGGCACAATATATTGTGGTTACCTGTTTGGAAAGCCATTGAACTGGGCATTTCTGTGGAAAATTCGAACTCCCCACCCAAATGAAAAACGCCACCCCGGTTGGGATGGCGTTGAAACACTCGCGTGGTGAAAAGCTTAGAAGCCCAGACCAGCGTATTTGTTTTTGAACTTGGATACACGACCACCAGCGTCCAGCAGACGGGTGCCGCCACCGGTCCAGGCCGGGTGTACGGTTGGGTCGATGTCCAGTGCCAGCGTGTCGCCTTCTTTGCCGTAGGTCGAACGCATCTGAATGATCGTACCATCGGTCATTTTGACGTCGATGATGTGATAGTCGGGGTGGATATCTTTTTTCATCGTGCCACTCCTTACGCAGATTTGTCTGTTTTGGGTTTGTATGTTGTATCTTCGGCGATACGTGCGGATTTACCGCGACGAGCACGCAGATAATACAGTTTCGCACGACGAACACGACCGCGGCGAATGACAGTGATGCTGTCGATGTTGGTCGAATGCAGCGGGAACATACGCTCTACGCCTTCGCCGAACGAGATCTTACGAACGGTGAATGCGCCGGCAATGCCCGATCCGCCTTTACGGCTGATGCAAACGCCTTCGAAATTCTGAACACGTGACCGGCTACCTTCGGTCACTTTAAAGCCTACGCGCACGGTGTCGCCGGCTTTGAAATCGGGAATGTCTTTCCCGAGGGCGGCAATTTGCTCCGCCTCTAGCTGTGCGATCAGGTCCATCTGATCATCTCCTAATTCTGCTTGCGGTTTGGTCCGCAAAGGTGTGCACGTCTCAGAGCTCCTAGTCTTCAATCGGGTCCGCCAAAGCGCCCGCAGGAGATACAGTCGTATGTTCTTTATAATCTGTTTCGAGACAACCAACGTCAGAAGAAGAACGCATCAGCCATATAAAACAGGTCCGCGACTCAAAAGAGTGGCGGACAGGCGGTGTATAAAAAGAATAAGTGAGTTAATCAAGGGTGTTTGTGGCGCTAACAACCCATGATGCAACAAGGCCCCAAAGGCGGGCCCTGTGCCTGTTCATTGATGAGCCTTGAGGCTTAGGTTTGATCGTCAATCTTTGCATCGGGCGCGTTCTTTTTGACCGACTCAATGCCGCCATCACGACCAGAAGCACTTGCATAGCTCTGCGATGTGCCGATGACCTGACCATTTGTGGCCTTGAGGTTGAACATGTGCTTGCCAGCTGCGGTTTCTTTGCGCTCGTACCGTGCATCGTCACCTGCGTTGCTGCGGACAGAAGCAATGCCATTTTCTGCACTGGCCTTTTGCTTGTAGCCTTCGCTGGCCAGAATATTTTCGCCATTGCCCGCTTTTAGACGGAAACGGAATTCGCCTGCATTGTCAGTATATAGTTCAAACTTTCCGGCCACAGCCCATACTCCTGTTGGTTACAAATTATGCCGGAACTTAATCATGACTTCGGCAAAGCCGCAATGGTCACGATTTTCAGGTGCCTTTGTTGCCACTTTTTGCCAGATGCGCTGTCCATAAATCAGGGCGGCGGTCTTTGGTGATTTGCTCGCTCATGTCGCGGCGCCACTCGGCCACCTTGCCGTGATGTCCAGACATCAGAACATCAGGGATCACACGCCCCTTCCATTCGGAGGGGCGGGTATATTGTGGGTGTTCCAGCAAGCCAGAAGAAAAGCTCTCTTCCTCGATCGAGGCCTGATTTCCCAATACTCCGGGGCGCAGGCGCACGATGGCGTCAATCATCGCCTGCGCGGCAATCTCGCCGCCGGTCAGGACAAAATCGCCAAGACTGACCTCTTGAATGCCGTAATGCTCGATGACCCGTTCATCCATGCCTTCAAACCGGCCACAGATCATTGTCAGCCCTGGCTTTTGTGCCAAATCCTGCGCCATCGCCTGATCAAAGCGTTTACCGCGCGGGCTGAGGTAAATGATGGGCCAGTCAGAAGGCGTTCCCATCATCGCCTGATCAATCGCACGCCCCATAACATCCGGGCGCAGGACCATCCCAGCCCCGCCACCAGCGGGGGTATCATCAACATTCCTATGCTTTCCATCCCCAAAAGGACGCAGATCAATCGGATGCAATGACCACAGCCCATCCTTAAGGGCCTTGCCGGTCAGGCTTTCACCCAGCACGCCCGGAAAGGCCTGCGGAAACAGGGTGATGATCCGTGCCTGCCACGCGCCATGCAACTCCTCCACGGGATTGATCAGTTCACGAGGTTGCAATGTGGGACGTATGGTTTTGCGGCCGTGGGATTTTGATGGGCCTTCAGCCATTCAAAACACCCCTTCTGGCGGGTCGGCTACAATCCGGCCCGAAGATAGGTCAACCGTTGGTACAGCTTCTTGCGTGAAGGGCAGCAAAACCTCAGTTTTCAGACCTGGCCCCTGAATTTCAAGCAGGTCCGCCGCGCCGTGATTCTGCACCGATTTGACCCGCCCCAAAAGTGAGCCACCGGTGTCATAGACCTCAAGCCCGACCAGATCATTGTGGTAAAATTCATCATCGGGCAGCGACGGCAAGGTATCACGCGCGACGTAAAGCTTGGTGCCCTGCAGGGCATCGGCCTGCTCTTTCGTGGACACGCCAGTGATCTGCGCCGAAAAGCCGTTCTTCAGCTGGTGGGTCAGTTCAATCTCAAACGTTTGTGCACCGTCTTCAGACCGCAAAGGCCCATAGGTGGCGATCGCATCAGGCTCAGCCGTGAAGCTCTTGAGGCGTACCTCGCCCTTTACGCCATATGCCCCGGCAATTGCGCCCACACAGATATAGTCGTCCATCAGTTTGCCCCCACTTGGCAAAAACCACTGCGGCTCCAATTTCCATTGGCCTCAGTGCATTGTTCTTTTTGGCCGTTGCGCTCAAAGAAAACGCCCGCAATGAACGCAAACAGGCACAGTACGACCAGACGGATCAGTCGAAACATCGCCTAGCGCTCCTCAACCGGCAGGCCATTACGCCGCTCTTCCCAACCTGCGGTTTCAAGTTCGGGTGTCAAGCTTTCGTCCTCGGGCCAGCCAATACATAGATAGGCCACCAGAGACCATGTCTCCGGCACAGATAAGTCACGCGATAATTGCTTAGGGTCCAGAATGGACACCCAACCAACGCCAATGCCCTGCGCACGAGCCGCCAGCCAGAACTGAGTGATCGCGCCAACCACAGAATAGCGGCGCATTTCGGGCATGGTGGCCGCGCCCAAGCCCGCGCCTTTTTCCGTATCTTCGTCGCAGAAAATAGCGAGCTGTACAGGTGCATCCTGCATGCCGGATAGTTTTAGATTACTGTAAAGTTTGGCTTTTTCGCCTTGGTACCCATTCAGGGCCTCGGCATTGGCAGCCTCAAAATTTGTCAGCACCTTCGCCAAAGCATCGGAACTTGTGACGCGCACAACACGCCATGGCTCGGACAGTCCAACAGAGGGGGCCAACAAAAAAGTGTCGAGGCAGGCTTGCAGCACAACCTCGTCCACCGGATCAGTGCGGAAGCGGCGCACATCGCGCCGCCACCGCATCAGATCAAGCAAGTTGTTCTGGAAGTCTGCGGAAAATGATGACATTCCAGTTCGTTACCTGTCTTATTCTTCGGCTGCAGCAGCTTCTTCAGCAGGCGCAGCAGCGGCTTCAGCAGCAGCGGCGGCTTTAGCAGCTTTCTCTTCAACACGTTCCTGAGCTTTCTTGCCAGGCGTACCTTTGTTCGGGTTGTTGCGCTCTTTTTTCGCAATAACGCCAGCTGCTTCCAGCATACGGCTGATACGATCGGTTGGCTGCGCGCCTTCGTTCAACCAGTGCTGAACGCGCTCCATGTCCATTTTCACGCGGTCTTCGCTGTCTTTTGGCAGCAGTGGGTTGTAGGTACCCAGTTTCTCGATGAAACGACCATCACGCGGCATACGGCTGTCAGCCGCAACAATGCGATAGAAAGGGCGTTTCTTGGAACCGCCGCGGGCGAGACGAATTTTCATAGCCATGATGTTTTCTCCTATTACGTAGCTATTTGAAGGGCTTACAAGCCCGTCATTCCTGATGTTTCTTATGATGTTGGATCACTTCGCCAATGATGAAGTTCAGGAACTTCTTGGCAAATTCGGGGTCTAGTTCTGCATCCAGCGCCATGCGCTGAAGGCGTTCAACCTGCTGGCTTTCGCGCAGCGGGTCAGAAGGTGGCAGGGTGTGCTGAGCCTTAAGCTCGCCAACCGCCTGCGTGTGCTTGAAGCGTTCAGCCAACGTGTAAACCAGCACAGCGTCCAGCCGGTCGATCGATTTGCGGTGCTCTTTCAAAAGCTCCGCCGCACGGGTGCTTGCATCAGACATTGGCGCCTCCTGCACAGGTAAAATTGTGTACATCCTGTACAGGCTGTACGCGGGTTGTGTACGCAAATCGGGTTTTCTGGCATAGCGTAATCATGACGCAGCCTCCGGCCCCGGGTGGCGGTACATGTGATCATGACCCATGTGCGGATTGTCATAGGCTTTCTCGAACCACGCACCCATACGTTCGGCCAGTGCAACCGAGCGATCATTCCCGGGCAAAATATTTGACGTCAGTGTGGTAAACCCAAGATCCTCAAAGGCCCATTGGCGAGCGCGCAAGGCCCCCTCCATCGCGAGGCCTTTGCCTTCAAAACCGTCAAACATGAGCCAGCCGATTTCTGGTTCAGGCCAGCCATCCGGGTCCCAGATGCCAGTCATGCCGCAGGCTTCGCCGGATTCTTTCAGCTCCATGGTCAGGAAGCCATATCCGCGCATCGCCCAATGGCCGACAGAAAGCGCAAACCAACGCCATGCATCCGCGCGGGAAATAGGCCCGCCAAAGCCCCAAGACCGGTCCTTGTCGGCGTAAAAGGCAATGACCTTTTCCGCATCTTCGGGCTCAGGTCCACGCAGGATCAGACGCTCGGTCTCTAACCGAGGGGCGTTTGGCGTCAGGCACCGATCATGTGGCGCAGCCATTGTCATTTCTTTTTGCCAAATCCAGACAGGCCGGGAGGTAATCCGCCGCCGCCCAAACCGGGCAGGCCACCGGGAAGACCGCCGGGCATTTTGCCGCCCATGGCCTTGGCCGCTTGTTCCAGTGCTTTGGGGTCCATACCTGCGGCCATCTCTTCTGGTGAAGGGCCACCTTTGCCGAACATGCCTTTCATGGCCTGTTTCAGCATGCCGCCTTTGCCCATTTTGCCCATTTTCTTCATCATGTCGCCCATCTGGCGATGCATCTTGAGCAGTTTGTTCAGCTCGCTCACTTCTTGACCCGCGCCTTTGGCGATACGCTTTTTGCGGTTGGCCTGCAGCAGCTTTGGATTGGCGCGTTCTTTTTTGGTCATCGACTGGATCAGGGCGATCTGACGGACAATGATCTTGTCGTCAAAACCGGCATCCTGCACCTGCTTGGCCATTTTCCCCATGCCGGGCATCATGCCCATCATGCCTTCCATGCCGCCCATCTTGAGCATCTGCTCAAGCTGCATTTTCAGGTCGTTCATATTGAACTGACCCTTCTGGAAGCGCTTCATCATGCGCTCGGCCTGTTCGGCCTCGATGGTTTCCTGAGCTTTCTCGACAAGGCTGACGATGTCGCCCATGCCAAGGATACGGCCAGCGATCCGATCAGGCTCGAACGTCTCGATCGCGTCCATTTTCTCGCCAAGGCCGACAAAGCGGATCGGCTTGCCGGTGACAGCACGCATTGAAAGCGCCGCACCACCGCGACCGTCACCATCCATCCGGGTCAGGACCACGCCGGAAACACCGATCTTATCGTCGAACTCGGTCGCGACATTGACCGCATCCTGACCAGTCAGGCCATCGACCACCAGCAAGGTTTCACGTGGGTTGGCAACATCGCGGACATCGGCGGCCTGCTGGGTCAGCTCTGCATCGATGTGCAAGCGACCAGCGGTGTCGAGCATATAAACATCATAGCCACCCAGCGCGGCCTGCGTTTTGGCACGTTTGGCGATGGCAACCGGGTCTTCGCCCTTGACAATGGGCAGCGTGTCGACGCCGATCTGACGGCCCAAGATCTCTAGCTGTTCCATCGCGGCGGGGCGGTTAACGTCCAAAGACGCCATCAGCACGCGCTTGCCTTCGCGCTCTTTCAAACGCTTGGCCAGTTTGGCGGTGGTGGTGGTTTTACCCGAACCTTGCAAACCGACCATCAGGATCGGCGCAGGGGGGCTATCAATTTTCAAGGCGCCGGGATCAACATCACCGGTCAGCGTGTCAACCAGTGCATCGTGCACGATTTTGACAACCTGCTGGCCAGGGGTGATGGATTTGGTGACGGCTTGACCCGTGGCCTGATCCTGAACTTTCTTTATAAATTCGCGGGCAACGGGAAGGGAAACGTCGGCCTCAAGCAGGGCCACGCGGACCTCGCGCAGGGCGGTTTTGACATCATCCTCGGACAGGGCGCCCTGTTTGGTCAGCCGGTCAAAGACACCTGAGAGGCGTTCGGATAGGTTTTCAAACATCTCGGCGGCTCCTTTATCACCGTTTCCATCTGGCCCGAAGATAGGATCGGACCGGCCCAATTGCCAAGGTCAAAGACCGTCCCAAACATGATTGCCCCCGTGGGCGCAACGCGCTGACGGAGGGCGATCCCGGCATAAGCCATGGGACCGGAAGTTTGACGGACTTCCGGATAATTGAGAGAGCTGATACTGACATGTGACGTAAGAGTCAACAGATGCTGGGTTAGAGGTGGATTATGGATAATGGGTGGGAAGCCTCGGCCGAGGCATGG
Protein-coding sequences here:
- a CDS encoding DUF563 domain-containing protein; translation: MTADKSGRASQALDPNNVELSARHLPTAAIETIDQAIIAPIQDGACLPYGVFRPDGSSCQMARSLLGHRRFSDMARHPDTPTKQLKGQYLFGGVARVHFGHFLLESLTRLWASTQIRGDIDGIIFLHRPTHEPQRALTKNYAFLYSALGQGIPFHFVTHPTQIEKLHVPTPGFGHGHWITGTPEFRKHVRDTLVSKVTANGPARLYISRSRLKEGLPAVDQEDRIERLMQAAGYTIFHPQLHSIQEQCEHYRAARIIVGGDGSAFHLAGFFLSPDCKVGLIQRRNRQNVYNSFVAQIAAFSDAEVTAINCLLDNSPPHTTLEEPINFQKLQAELTSAGFLS
- a CDS encoding DMT family transporter; the protein is MDEHFKGLIITALGVLFVVPDSLFVRLIDAEPLATAFWRGLSSGSMILIGLLLLQRGKGFGAVLRGGWPSFIYITLIGFTTAGFVLAVANTSVANVVFIFATMPVFAAIFGRVFLNESVSLRMTLTMIVVIIGMGIIAYGSTESDIASWQGDLWAVAVSAAYAAALTAVRRLKDISMIPAIPIAYIGAAVILAFFTTPLEAAQTQWGLILAHGAFIAIATCFLTLGPRYISSAEVSLLILLESVLAPLLVWAVLDENPGKWALAGGFVVIGALIVSNLVVMFRPRKARQS
- a CDS encoding division plane positioning ATPase MipZ — protein: MAHIIVVGNEKGGAGKSTVSMHVATALARMGHKVSALDLDLRQKTFGRYASNRQKFLEQSGLELPSPRYHDLPEVDQEGLQPGENIFDRRLSAAVAALEPESDFIIIDCPGSHTRLSQVAHSLADTLVTPLNDSFIDFDLLAHIDTDGVKILGPSVYSEMVWNARQLRAQAGLKPIDWIVVRNRLGAQQMVNKKKMGDALDNLAKRIGFRTAPGFNERVIFRELFPRGLTLLDLKDIGVQGLNISNVAARQELRDLIRALELPGVEVDF
- the rpmE gene encoding 50S ribosomal protein L31; protein product: MKKDIHPDYHIIDVKMTDGTIIQMRSTYGKEGDTLALDIDPTVHPAWTGGGTRLLDAGGRVSKFKNKYAGLGF
- the rplS gene encoding 50S ribosomal protein L19, encoding MDLIAQLEAEQIAALGKDIPDFKAGDTVRVGFKVTEGSRSRVQNFEGVCISRKGGSGIAGAFTVRKISFGEGVERMFPLHSTNIDSITVIRRGRVRRAKLYYLRARRGKSARIAEDTTYKPKTDKSA
- a CDS encoding YegP family protein, which gives rise to MAGKFELYTDNAGEFRFRLKAGNGENILASEGYKQKASAENGIASVRSNAGDDARYERKETAAGKHMFNLKATNGQVIGTSQSYASASGRDGGIESVKKNAPDAKIDDQT
- the trmD gene encoding tRNA (guanosine(37)-N1)-methyltransferase TrmD produces the protein MAEGPSKSHGRKTIRPTLQPRELINPVEELHGAWQARIITLFPQAFPGVLGESLTGKALKDGLWSLHPIDLRPFGDGKHRNVDDTPAGGGAGMVLRPDVMGRAIDQAMMGTPSDWPIIYLSPRGKRFDQAMAQDLAQKPGLTMICGRFEGMDERVIEHYGIQEVSLGDFVLTGGEIAAQAMIDAIVRLRPGVLGNQASIEEESFSSGLLEHPQYTRPSEWKGRVIPDVLMSGHHGKVAEWRRDMSEQITKDRRPDLWTAHLAKSGNKGT
- the rimM gene encoding ribosome maturation factor RimM (Essential for efficient processing of 16S rRNA) produces the protein MDDYICVGAIAGAYGVKGEVRLKSFTAEPDAIATYGPLRSEDGAQTFEIELTHQLKNGFSAQITGVSTKEQADALQGTKLYVARDTLPSLPDDEFYHNDLVGLEVYDTGGSLLGRVKSVQNHGAADLLEIQGPGLKTEVLLPFTQEAVPTVDLSSGRIVADPPEGVF
- the bluB gene encoding 5,6-dimethylbenzimidazole synthase — encoded protein: MSSFSADFQNNLLDLMRWRRDVRRFRTDPVDEVVLQACLDTFLLAPSVGLSEPWRVVRVTSSDALAKVLTNFEAANAEALNGYQGEKAKLYSNLKLSGMQDAPVQLAIFCDEDTEKGAGLGAATMPEMRRYSVVGAITQFWLAARAQGIGVGWVSILDPKQLSRDLSVPETWSLVAYLCIGWPEDESLTPELETAGWEERRNGLPVEER
- the rpsP gene encoding 30S ribosomal protein S16 gives rise to the protein MAMKIRLARGGSKKRPFYRIVAADSRMPRDGRFIEKLGTYNPLLPKDSEDRVKMDMERVQHWLNEGAQPTDRISRMLEAAGVIAKKERNNPNKGTPGKKAQERVEEKAAKAAAAAEAAAAPAEEAAAAEE
- a CDS encoding chorismate mutase is translated as MSDASTRAAELLKEHRKSIDRLDAVLVYTLAERFKHTQAVGELKAQHTLPPSDPLRESQQVERLQRMALDAELDPEFAKKFLNFIIGEVIQHHKKHQE
- a CDS encoding GNAT family N-acetyltransferase, which gives rise to MAAPHDRCLTPNAPRLETERLILRGPEPEDAEKVIAFYADKDRSWGFGGPISRADAWRWFALSVGHWAMRGYGFLTMELKESGEACGMTGIWDPDGWPEPEIGWLMFDGFEGKGLAMEGALRARQWAFEDLGFTTLTSNILPGNDRSVALAERMGAWFEKAYDNPHMGHDHMYRHPGPEAAS
- the ffh gene encoding signal recognition particle protein, encoding MFENLSERLSGVFDRLTKQGALSEDDVKTALREVRVALLEADVSLPVAREFIKKVQDQATGQAVTKSITPGQQVVKIVHDALVDTLTGDVDPGALKIDSPPAPILMVGLQGSGKTTTTAKLAKRLKEREGKRVLMASLDVNRPAAMEQLEILGRQIGVDTLPIVKGEDPVAIAKRAKTQAALGGYDVYMLDTAGRLHIDAELTQQAADVRDVANPRETLLVVDGLTGQDAVNVATEFDDKIGVSGVVLTRMDGDGRGGAALSMRAVTGKPIRFVGLGEKMDAIETFEPDRIAGRILGMGDIVSLVEKAQETIEAEQAERMMKRFQKGQFNMNDLKMQLEQMLKMGGMEGMMGMMPGMGKMAKQVQDAGFDDKIIVRQIALIQSMTKKERANPKLLQANRKKRIAKGAGQEVSELNKLLKMHRQMGDMMKKMGKMGKGGMLKQAMKGMFGKGGPSPEEMAAGMDPKALEQAAKAMGGKMPGGLPGGLPGLGGGGLPPGLSGFGKKK